A genomic window from Solanum dulcamara chromosome 11, daSolDulc1.2, whole genome shotgun sequence includes:
- the LOC129873433 gene encoding uncharacterized protein LOC129873433 → MGICSSCESTSIATAKLILQDGRLQEFPYPVKASYLLQKDPSIFICNSDEMDFGDVVSAISADEELQPGQLYFALPLSNLKRRLKAEEMAALAVKASSALNNCDGEKYGYRRKGSDFLVEKKGKGRDNNDSAAAAAAAELRRASSTGGSGRRGKFTARLTAIPE, encoded by the coding sequence ATGGGAATTTGCAGTTCCTGTGAATCTACATCTATTGCTACAGCAAAATTGATACTACAAGACGGAAGATTACAAGAGTTTCCTTATCCAGTAAAGGCTTCGTACCTGTTACAAAAAGATCCGTCGATATTCATATGTAATTCCGATGAAATGGATTTCGGCGATGTTGTTTCCGCCATAAGTGCCGATGAAGAGCTTCAACCCGGTCAGCTTTACTTTGCGTTGCCGTTAAGCAATTTGAAACGTAGGCTTAAGGCGGAGGAAATGGCAGCATTAGCCGTGAAGGCTAGTTCTGCATTGAACAACTGTGACGGTGAGAAATACGGTTATCGCCGTAAAGGTTCAGATTTCTTAGTAGAAAAAAAGGGGAAAGGGAGAGATAATAATGATTCCGCGGCGGCGGCGGCGGCGGCGGAATTGAGAAGAGCGAGTAGTACTGGTGGTAGTGGGAGGAGAGGCAAGTTTACGGCGAGATTAACTGCAATACCTGAGTAG